A stretch of DNA from Nocardioides sp. Arc9.136:
GGGCCGCGGCCCACCAGGACCTCGACGCGTGGGCGACGGAGGTGCCGTACGCCGGGTGAGCCCGGCTGCCGCGGACGGCCTCAGTCGCCCGGCGGCCGCAGGACCCGCTCGACCAGGTCGACCCACCCGTGCACGACGCGCTCGAGCGGGAACCCCTCGACCGAGAGCTGCTGCTCGAGGATGGGGAGCTCGAGGGGCGCCAGCAGTGCGGTCGCGAGCAGCGGGAGGTCGCCCTGCACGCCGAGCTCGTCGAGCAGGTAGCGCACGTGCATCGCGGTGAACGACCACACGGCGTACGACCGCGAGCCGGCACGGCCCGCCGCGCGGATGAGCTCCTGGTGGCGCAGGGTCGACTCCAGGCGGGACCGGCCGAAGGCGAGCAGCCGCTCCAGCGGGTCCGCCCCCGGTCCCAGCGGCGGGGGACCGGAGATGACCGCCGCCTGCCAGGCCGACTCGGAGAAGTCGAGCAGCGCGGCCATCAGGCCCTCGCGGGACTCGAACCGGCGGAACACCGTGCCCTTGCCGACCCCGGCCCGGGCCGCGACCGCCTCCATCGTCACGTGGTCGACCCCGCACGCGTCCACCAGCTCCTGGGCCGCGGTGAGGAGCGCCTCGCGGTTGCGCGCGGCGTCGCGCCGCTCGGGCGGCGGGTCGCCGAGCAGCGGCAGCAGGTGGGGTCCGGACATGACGTCGCCACTGTAGGGACCACGCCGGCACGGTGCCGGGAATAGAACCGGACCGAGGTCCGTTTGGGCTGGCGACCGTTCGTCGCACGACCCCAGGAGCAACCATGTCCCAGACCCGCGTCGCCGTCCTCGTCGGCAGCCTCCGCGCCGACTCGCTCAACCGGAAGATCGCCGAGCTGCTCGCGGCCCAGGCCCCGGAGGGAGTCGAGGTCGACATCGTCGACGGCCTCGAGAACCTGCCGTTCTACAACGAGGACATCGACGGCGAGACCGCCCCCGACGCCGCCACCCACGTGCGCCGCCAGGTGGCCGCCGCCGACCGCGTCCTGGTCGTCACGCCGGAGTACAACGGCACCATGCCGGCCGTGCTCAACAACGCCATCGACTGGCTCTCGCGCCCCTACGGCGCCGGCGCGCTGGTCGCCAAGCCGTTCGCGGTCGTCGGCACCACGCCCACGCCGTACGGCGGCCGCTGGGCCCACGCCGACACGGTGCGCTCCGCCAACGTCGCGGGCGCGGTCGTCCTCGAGGACGTCACCGTCTCCCAGCCGGGCGTCGAGGTCGACGTCCTCAACGACGAGGAGGTCCTCGGCAAGCTGCGCGGCGCGCTCGAGGCGCTCGTCGCCTACGACGCCGCGCCGTCCTCGGCCGCCTGACCCTGCCGGCTCCTGCCGGCGCCTGCCGGCCGAGCGGCTGACGCAGTCGTGCCCGACGGCTAGCGTCGGTCGCATGGCCGACCTCCACGACCTGACCGCCCTCGAGCAGGGCGCCCTCGTCCGGCGTGGTGAGGTCTCGAGCCTCGAGCTCGTCGACCACTACCTCGAACGCGCCGACCGCCTCGACACGGTCGGCGCGTTCGTCACGCTCACCCCCGAGCAGGCGCGTTCCCGGGCCGCGACGGCGCCGTCGGCGCCCGGCCCGCTCGCGGGCGTGCCGACCGCGGTCAAGGACCTCAACCTGACCGCCGGTGTCCGGACGACGTTCGGGTCGGCGGCGTTCGACGACTTCGTCCCCGACACCTCCGACGGCGTCGTGCTGTCGCTGGAGGCCGCCGGGCTGGTGAGCCTCGGCAAGACGAGCACGCCGGAGTTCGGGTCGCCCTGCTACACCGAGCCGGACGGGCGCCCGCCGGCGGTGACCCCGTGGGACCGGACCCGGATGGCGGGCGGCTCCTCCGGCGGAGCGGCCGCGGCGGTCGCGGCCGGCCTGGTGCCGGTCGCGCAGGGCTCCGACGGCGGCGGGTCGATCCGGATCCCCGCCTCCTGCTGCGGACTGGTCGGCCTCAAGCCGTCCCGGGGGCGGATCTCCGGCTTCCCGATGTACGGCGACCCGGTCGGCCTGGCCACCGCCGGGCCGGTCGCGCGCACGGTCCGCGACGCGGCCGCGCTGCTCGACGTCCTGGCCGGCCGGCGGCCCGGCGACCCGTCCTGGGCGCCCGAGCCGAGCGGCACGTTCCTCGAGTCGTGCGACCGGCCGCCGGGGCGCCTGCGGGTCGCGCGGTTCGCGGAGCCGGTGATCGCCGACGCCGAGCTCGACCCGGCGGTCGTGCAGGCCTGGGAGGACGCCTCCCGCCTGCTGGAGTCGCTGGGCCACGAGGTCGAGGACGTCGCCGTCCCGCTGCCCCGCGAGGCGGTGCCGGAGTTCGAGACCTGCTGGGCGGTGCTGACCGCGATGTCGGCCGCCCCGGAGGGTCGCGAGCACCTGCTCAGGCCGCTCACCCGGTGGCTCGGCGACCGCGGCCGCGCCGTCAGCGGGCCGGAGCTGGGACTGGCGATCGGGGCGGTGCGGAGGTTCGCCGCGGAGGCACTTGTCGCGCTGGCGCCGTACGACGCGGTGCTGACGCCGACCCTCGCCGCGCCGCCGCTGCCGGTCGGCGCGATCCGGGACGACGCGGACCCGGCGGCGGACTTCGAGGCGCAGAAGCGCTTCACGCCCTGGACGTCGGCCTGGAACGTCACCGGCATGCCGGCCGTCTCGCTGCCGCTGCACTGGACCGACGACGGGCTGCCGGTCGGCGTGATGCTGGCCGCCCGGCCGGCCGAGGAGCAGCTGCTGCTCGCGCTCGCCGCCCAGGTCGAGGAGGCTGCTCCGTGGGCGCACCGCCGGCCGCCCCAGTGGTGACCGTCCTCGCGCACACCGCCCACCTGGCGGACGCGGACCTGGCCGCCGCGCGGGCGCTGGTGGACGCGGCCTTCGACGACTTCACCGACGCCGACTGGTCCCACGCCCTCGGGGGGATGCACGCGCTGGTCCGCGTCGACGGCGTGCTGGTGGCGCACGGCTCGCTGGTCCAGCGGCGCCTGCTCGTGGGGGCCGGGGCGGGGGAGCGGTCGCTGCGGTGCGGGTACGTCGAGGCGGTCGCCACGCATCCCGGCCAGCGGCGTCGTGGTCACGCGACCGCGGTCATGGCGGCGCTGGAGGGGCTCGCTGCGGCGTACGACCTGCTGGCGCTGTCGTCCTCGGACGCCGGCGCCGGCCTGTACCGCGGCCGCGGGTGGGTCCCGTGGCGCGGGCCGACCTCCGTGCTCGGGCCGCGCGGCCGTGAGCGGACCGCGGACGACGACGGCTCGACGTACGTGCTGTGCGGCCCGGACCCCTCCGGCGTCCGCCCGCTCGACCTCGACCTGCCGCTGGCGTGCGACTGGCGGGAGGGCGACGTCTGGTGACGCCGCCCTCCGGCGCGGTCGTCGCTCAGATCGTGACCGCGATCTTGCCGCGGGTGCGGCCGTCCTCGTTGGCGCGGTGGGCGTCGCCGATCCGCTCGAGCGGGTACGTCGCGGCGAGGTCGACCCGCAGCGCCCCTGCCTCGGCGAGGGCGCGCAGCTCGTCGAGGTGCTCGGCCACGGGCCGGACGAAGACGTACCGGCCGCCGATGCGCAGCACCGTGTCGGCGTCCACGACGGAGGCGACCCTCGAGACGTCGTGCACCTGGTTCGGTGCGTCCTCGAGGGCGTCGCCGCCGATGAGGTCGACGACCGCGTCGACCTTGGCCGAGAGCTGCTCGCTGATCGTGCCCTGCGTGTAGTCGACGACCTCGTCGACACCGAGCCGGCGCAGGTAGTCGTGCTTGTCGCTGCGGGCGGTGCCGACGACCGTCGCACCGCGGGACTTGGCGACCTGGACCGCGAACTGCCCGACGCCGCCGGCCGCCGCGTGCACCAGCACGCGGTCGCCCTCGCCCACCTCGAGCGCCTCGACGACCAGCTGCCAGGCGGTGAGACCGGCGAGCGGGATCGCGGCGGCCTCCTCGAAGGAGAGGTTCGCCGGCTTCCGGACGACCGTCCGCTCGGGCGCCGGGACCAGCTCCGCCGCGGTGCCGAACGCGACGTCGTCGCGCCGCACGTAGCCGTAGACCTCGTCGCCCGGCTGGAGCCCGGACCGCACCGACGGCCCGACCGCCTCGACCACGCCCGCGACGTCCCAGCCCGGGATGATCGGCAGGTGGTGGGGGTAGGCGCCCTGCAGGTAGCCCTCGCGGATCTTCCAGTCCACCGGGTTGACGCTCGTCGCCCTCGCCCGGACCAGGACCGTGTCCGGGCCCACGGGCGGGTCCGCGACCTCCTGCACCTCGATCACGTCGGCCCCACCGAATCGGTCGTACACCGCTGCGCGCACGCGCTTACCTCCGTCTGCTCGTCCTGCTCGGTCTCCGTTCCTCATCGGTCCCACCGCCCCAGGTATTCCATCCGGGCCCGCCCCGCCGCCGGTCGACCAGCGAGCGCGAGCGAGCGTCGCCATGTTGGTCGAGCAGCGAGCGCGAGCGAGCGTCGCCTTGTTGGTCGAGCAGCGAGCGCGAGCGAGCGTCGTCGAGACCCGGTGAGGCGCGCAGGGCCTCGGGCTGCAGCCGCTGGTCGAGCAGCGAGCGCGAGCGAGCGTCGTCGAGACCCGGTGAGGTGGGCAGGGCGTCGGGGTGGTCGTCGGGCTGCAATCGCTGGTCGAGCAGCGAGCCCTGGCGAGCGTCGTCGAGACCCCGTGAGGTGCGCAGGGCCTAGGCGTGGTCGTCGGGCTGCAATCGCTGGTCGAGCAGCGAGCCCCGGCGAGCGTCGTCGAGACCCGCGCCTGCTGGTCGAGCACCGAGCCCTAGCGAGCGTCGTCGAGACCCGGTGAAGTGGGCAGGGCCCGGGGGTGGTCGCCGGGGCGCCGGGTGGTGCCAGGGCAGGTCCAGTTTTTCGAGTCGTGTGGTTGCGCGCCGCTGTGGTCGAGGTCCTGGGCGCGGCTGCTCGTCGGGTCACGGCCGGCGGGGGTCGACCGCTGTGGTTGCGGTGGAGGAGGGAGTCGCTCGGGTCGGCCTAGGTCCTCCGATGGAACGCGACCTTCCCTCCGGGCAGGTGGGTGGTGTCGTAGGCGGGGTCGTGGATGCGGGCGTGGTGTCTGGGGCAGAGGTTGCGGGCGTTCGCGAGGTCGGTGGCTCCGCCGGCGGACCAGGGTTGGTCGTGGTGGGCGTGGCAGAGGTGGGCGGGCCAGTCGCAGCCGTCTTCGGTGCAGGTCGGCTGGGTCAGGTTCAGCGCCCGACGCTGAGCGCCGGTGAAGAGACGGGTGGTGCGGCCGAGGTCGAGCAGCTCGGACCTCGACCCGAGGACGGCGGGAATCAAGCCTGCCTCGCAGGCCAGTCTCCGTGCCTGGGCGGCGGAGATGGTGCCGCCGTCGTCGAGGACACCTGGCGCGAGGCCACCCATGAGGGACGCGATGTCGATGGTGACGACGACGGTGGCGTTGAGGCCGCCGAGCTTCGGGACGGACGTGGTGGGAAGGCGTTCGAGGAGCTCGCAGAACGCGTCGCCCATCCGCTCCGGAACCGGGCGTCGTTCGTAGGTCTCGGCGCCGTTCTCAGCCGTCTGGTGCTTCGGGGCGGCGAAGGCGAGGAGCGTCCTCTTGAGCATGGCGCCGTGCAGCTCGGGGATCTTGAACTTCCCGACCACCGACCCGCGCCCGTCGGGGCTCATCGTCAGCCAAGCGGTCTCCCGGGCGAGCCGTTCCTCGGCTTCGAGAGCTTTGGCGTCGCGGGCCTCGCCGATCTCCGGGGCCACGACGGTGAGGACGTGCTTGGCCAGGATGCGTAGCGCCTTGGGGTCACGGTGCCGCGCCTCGGCCAGCAGGTGCTCCTCGGCACGGAGCGGGATGGTGGGGTCGTCGAGGTCGGCGGGGAGCTT
This window harbors:
- a CDS encoding TetR/AcrR family transcriptional regulator, translated to MSGPHLLPLLGDPPPERRDAARNREALLTAAQELVDACGVDHVTMEAVAARAGVGKGTVFRRFESREGLMAALLDFSESAWQAAVISGPPPLGPGADPLERLLAFGRSRLESTLRHQELIRAAGRAGSRSYAVWSFTAMHVRYLLDELGVQGDLPLLATALLAPLELPILEQQLSVEGFPLERVVHGWVDLVERVLRPPGD
- a CDS encoding NAD(P)H-dependent oxidoreductase is translated as MSQTRVAVLVGSLRADSLNRKIAELLAAQAPEGVEVDIVDGLENLPFYNEDIDGETAPDAATHVRRQVAAADRVLVVTPEYNGTMPAVLNNAIDWLSRPYGAGALVAKPFAVVGTTPTPYGGRWAHADTVRSANVAGAVVLEDVTVSQPGVEVDVLNDEEVLGKLRGALEALVAYDAAPSSAA
- a CDS encoding amidase produces the protein MADLHDLTALEQGALVRRGEVSSLELVDHYLERADRLDTVGAFVTLTPEQARSRAATAPSAPGPLAGVPTAVKDLNLTAGVRTTFGSAAFDDFVPDTSDGVVLSLEAAGLVSLGKTSTPEFGSPCYTEPDGRPPAVTPWDRTRMAGGSSGGAAAAVAAGLVPVAQGSDGGGSIRIPASCCGLVGLKPSRGRISGFPMYGDPVGLATAGPVARTVRDAAALLDVLAGRRPGDPSWAPEPSGTFLESCDRPPGRLRVARFAEPVIADAELDPAVVQAWEDASRLLESLGHEVEDVAVPLPREAVPEFETCWAVLTAMSAAPEGREHLLRPLTRWLGDRGRAVSGPELGLAIGAVRRFAAEALVALAPYDAVLTPTLAAPPLPVGAIRDDADPAADFEAQKRFTPWTSAWNVTGMPAVSLPLHWTDDGLPVGVMLAARPAEEQLLLALAAQVEEAAPWAHRRPPQW
- a CDS encoding GNAT family N-acetyltransferase, translated to MGAPPAAPVVTVLAHTAHLADADLAAARALVDAAFDDFTDADWSHALGGMHALVRVDGVLVAHGSLVQRRLLVGAGAGERSLRCGYVEAVATHPGQRRRGHATAVMAALEGLAAAYDLLALSSSDAGAGLYRGRGWVPWRGPTSVLGPRGRERTADDDGSTYVLCGPDPSGVRPLDLDLPLACDWREGDVW
- a CDS encoding NADP-dependent oxidoreductase, which codes for MRAAVYDRFGGADVIEVQEVADPPVGPDTVLVRARATSVNPVDWKIREGYLQGAYPHHLPIIPGWDVAGVVEAVGPSVRSGLQPGDEVYGYVRRDDVAFGTAAELVPAPERTVVRKPANLSFEEAAAIPLAGLTAWQLVVEALEVGEGDRVLVHAAAGGVGQFAVQVAKSRGATVVGTARSDKHDYLRRLGVDEVVDYTQGTISEQLSAKVDAVVDLIGGDALEDAPNQVHDVSRVASVVDADTVLRIGGRYVFVRPVAEHLDELRALAEAGALRVDLAATYPLERIGDAHRANEDGRTRGKIAVTI
- a CDS encoding HNH endonuclease signature motif containing protein, yielding MAKDSRRSAHVVCRAVAKSHTRLDRAHESHLWSMSDDDVTATLHEAARLRARIEALELRLAAEADRRHAGERVGATDTASWWAAETRQTRPAAKHRMRLAESLDRHSPTATALADGDVSVDHAGVITECLDKLPADLDDPTIPLRAEEHLLAEARHRDPKALRILAKHVLTVVAPEIGEARDAKALEAEERLARETAWLTMSPDGRGSVVGKFKIPELHGAMLKRTLLAFAAPKHQTAENGAETYERRPVPERMGDAFCELLERLPTTSVPKLGGLNATVVVTIDIASLMGGLAPGVLDDGGTISAAQARRLACEAGLIPAVLGSRSELLDLGRTTRLFTGAQRRALNLTQPTCTEDGCDWPAHLCHAHHDQPWSAGGATDLANARNLCPRHHARIHDPAYDTTHLPGGKVAFHRRT